Proteins found in one Aneurinibacillus uraniidurans genomic segment:
- a CDS encoding amino acid ABC transporter ATP-binding protein yields MIEFRQVDKHYGSFHVLKDINLTISAGEVVVVIGPSGSGKSTMLRCINRLEAISSGELIVDGVRVHDRKTNLNEMRQEIGMVFQHFNLYPHMTVLENITLAPRKVRNIPKQEADKTARYYLEKVGLAHKADAYPGELSGGQQQRVAIARGLAMKPKVMLFDEPTSALDPEMIGEVLDVMKSLAHEGITMVVVTHEMGFAREVANRVVFMDQGQIVEVSEPNTFFENPKEERARAFLSRLLNH; encoded by the coding sequence ATGATTGAATTTCGCCAGGTAGATAAACATTACGGCTCCTTTCACGTTCTCAAAGACATCAACCTAACGATCTCAGCAGGCGAAGTTGTCGTTGTAATCGGCCCTTCCGGTTCCGGTAAATCTACCATGCTCCGTTGCATCAATCGTTTGGAAGCGATTTCATCTGGTGAACTGATTGTGGACGGCGTACGTGTTCATGACCGTAAAACAAATCTTAACGAAATGCGCCAAGAGATTGGCATGGTCTTTCAGCACTTTAACCTGTACCCGCACATGACAGTGCTTGAAAACATTACGCTAGCTCCGCGTAAAGTCCGGAATATCCCGAAACAGGAAGCGGATAAAACAGCCCGTTACTATCTCGAAAAAGTCGGACTTGCCCATAAAGCCGATGCATATCCGGGCGAACTGTCAGGCGGTCAGCAACAGCGTGTAGCAATTGCTCGCGGTCTTGCCATGAAGCCAAAAGTTATGCTGTTCGATGAGCCAACCTCTGCACTTGACCCGGAGATGATCGGGGAAGTACTGGACGTTATGAAAAGTCTGGCTCACGAAGGGATTACGATGGTCGTTGTGACACACGAGATGGGATTTGCCCGTGAAGTAGCGAACCGTGTTGTCTTTATGGATCAGGGTCAGATTGTTGAAGTAAGCGAGCCGAATACTTTCTTCGAGAATCCGAAAGAAGAGCGGGCTCGCGCTTTCCTAAGTCGTTTACTTAATCACTAA
- a CDS encoding amino acid ABC transporter permease, protein MDFAGAYSAANLRFLLEGFLVTLEVAAIAIILSFIFAVIIGVIRYMKIPVLSQAMFVCVETIRNLPLILIIFFVYFALPDIGIKLEVFSAAIAALTIFEAAMISEIVRSGLQSVDKGQIEAARSSGMSYMQTLRHIVLPQALRRMAPPMVSQFISLLKDTSLAIIITLEDVMHNGQIIYNTHTNYIIPILLIIALMYFVVNFSLSLVAKRLEQAR, encoded by the coding sequence ATGGATTTTGCTGGTGCTTATAGCGCTGCTAATTTACGCTTTTTGCTAGAGGGCTTTCTTGTTACCCTAGAGGTCGCCGCAATCGCGATTATCCTATCATTTATTTTCGCCGTCATTATTGGCGTAATTCGCTATATGAAAATTCCAGTTCTGTCACAGGCGATGTTCGTCTGTGTAGAAACGATTCGAAATCTACCGCTCATCCTCATCATCTTTTTCGTTTACTTCGCACTCCCGGATATCGGTATTAAGCTTGAGGTATTTAGCGCAGCAATTGCAGCTCTTACTATATTTGAAGCGGCTATGATTTCTGAAATTGTCCGCAGTGGTCTGCAATCTGTTGACAAGGGACAGATCGAGGCAGCCCGTTCATCCGGCATGTCCTATATGCAGACACTACGACACATCGTGCTCCCACAGGCGCTCCGCCGCATGGCACCGCCGATGGTCAGTCAATTCATCTCACTGTTGAAAGATACCTCACTTGCGATCATCATCACCCTTGAAGATGTCATGCATAACGGACAGATCATCTACAATACGCACACAAACTATATCATCCCGATTTTGCTTATCATTGCATTGATGTACTTTGTGGTAAACTTCAGTCTTTCGCTTGTGGCTAAACGGTTAGAGCAAGCGAGGTAA
- the uvrA gene encoding excinuclease ABC subunit UvrA, protein MSRENIVIKGARAHNLKNVDITIPRDKFVVLTGLSGSGKSSLAFDTIYAEGQRRYVESLSAYARQFLGQMDKPDVDSIEGLSPAISIDQKTTSRNPRSTVGTVTEIYDYLRLLYARIGRPHCPEHGIEITAQTVEQMVDRIVVYPEKTRLQILAPLIQGRKGEHVKLLEEIRTQGYVRVRIDGEVRDLSEEIKLEKNKKHTIEVVIDRIVVKEGIESRLADSLETALRLAEGRVLVDVMEKEELLFSQNLACPTCGFSMSELEPRLFSFNSPFGACSTCDGLGSQLEVDPDLVVPDKTKSVNEGALEPWNSSTSEYYSQILSCVAKHYAIDLDKPFEELTDEQQHVLLFGSGKEKILFRYKSDFSTTVRETHTTFEGVVNNVQRRYRETGSDHVRQQLELYMSQKDCPTCKGDRLRPEALAVLVGGKNIAYVTDLSVVDAHAFFDTLELTDKEMQIARLILKEIQARLQFLVDVGLDYLTMSRSAGTLSGGEAQRIRLATQIGSSLMGVLYILDEPSIGLHQRDNERLIKTLEHMRDLGNTLIVVEHDEDTMLAADYIIDIGPGAGIHGGQMVAQGTPEEIMNDPNSLTGQYLSGRKFIPVPLERRQPNGKWIKVTGAKENNLRNVTLKVPLGLFTCVTGVSGSGKSTLINEILHKALARDLHKSKAKPGSFRKIEGIEHLDKVIDIDQSPIGRTPRSNPATYTGVFDDIRDLFAQTNEAKMRGYQKGRFSFNVKGGRCEACRGDGIIKIEMHFLPDVYVPCEVCHGKRYNRETLEVRYKGKNIANVLEMTVEDALEFFKNIPRIQRKMQTLFDVGLGYVKLGQPATTLSGGEAQRVKLASELYRRSNGKTLYILDEPTTGLHIDDIDRLLRVLQRLVEAGDSVLVIEHNLDVIKTADHIIDLGPDGGNRGGTIVGEGTPEELIQVGESYTAQFLAPVLIRDRERSEARLQMQ, encoded by the coding sequence ATGAGCCGTGAGAATATTGTCATTAAGGGCGCACGCGCCCATAACTTGAAAAATGTTGACATTACGATTCCGCGCGACAAGTTTGTGGTTCTGACCGGATTGTCCGGTTCAGGAAAATCGTCGCTTGCGTTTGATACGATTTATGCGGAAGGCCAGCGTCGCTATGTAGAGTCGCTCTCTGCGTATGCGCGTCAGTTCCTCGGTCAAATGGACAAGCCGGATGTGGACTCAATTGAAGGGCTTTCTCCGGCGATTTCGATTGATCAGAAAACAACGAGTCGCAACCCGCGTTCTACTGTCGGGACTGTCACTGAAATTTATGATTACTTGCGTCTGTTATACGCCCGTATCGGACGTCCACATTGTCCGGAGCATGGGATCGAAATCACAGCACAGACAGTTGAGCAAATGGTAGATCGTATTGTGGTGTATCCAGAGAAAACCCGCTTGCAAATTCTTGCTCCGCTCATTCAAGGGCGTAAAGGCGAGCATGTTAAGCTGCTCGAAGAGATTCGTACGCAAGGATATGTGCGCGTGCGCATCGATGGAGAAGTACGGGATCTGTCTGAGGAGATTAAGCTAGAGAAGAACAAGAAGCATACGATTGAAGTCGTGATCGACCGGATTGTGGTGAAAGAAGGTATCGAGAGTCGTCTGGCAGACTCCCTTGAGACCGCACTTCGTTTGGCAGAAGGTCGTGTACTTGTCGATGTGATGGAGAAGGAAGAACTGTTATTTAGTCAGAACCTTGCCTGTCCGACTTGCGGCTTTAGCATGTCTGAGCTTGAACCGCGTCTGTTCTCTTTTAACAGCCCGTTTGGTGCTTGCTCGACTTGTGATGGGCTTGGCAGTCAGCTAGAGGTTGACCCAGATCTGGTCGTACCGGACAAGACAAAGAGCGTGAACGAAGGGGCGCTTGAACCGTGGAACAGTTCTACATCGGAATACTACAGTCAGATTTTGAGCTGTGTTGCGAAGCATTATGCGATTGATCTGGACAAGCCGTTCGAGGAATTGACGGATGAACAGCAGCATGTGCTTTTGTTTGGTAGTGGGAAAGAAAAGATTCTGTTTCGTTACAAGAGCGATTTTAGCACGACGGTGCGGGAGACGCATACGACATTTGAAGGCGTAGTCAACAACGTGCAGCGCCGCTATCGGGAGACAGGCTCAGATCATGTTCGTCAGCAGCTTGAACTGTACATGAGCCAAAAGGATTGCCCGACTTGCAAGGGGGATCGACTGCGTCCTGAAGCACTTGCGGTGCTGGTAGGTGGGAAAAACATTGCGTATGTAACTGATTTGTCTGTTGTCGATGCTCATGCGTTTTTTGATACGCTGGAATTGACGGATAAAGAGATGCAGATTGCTCGCCTGATTTTAAAAGAAATCCAGGCCCGCTTGCAGTTCCTCGTTGATGTTGGACTGGATTATTTAACGATGAGCCGCTCAGCCGGTACGCTGTCCGGTGGGGAAGCCCAGCGTATTCGCTTGGCAACCCAGATTGGTTCGAGTCTGATGGGTGTGCTCTATATTCTCGACGAGCCAAGCATCGGCCTGCATCAGCGTGACAATGAGCGCCTGATCAAGACGCTTGAGCATATGCGTGATCTTGGTAACACGCTTATTGTGGTTGAACACGATGAAGATACGATGCTGGCAGCGGATTATATTATTGATATTGGACCGGGTGCGGGCATTCATGGCGGGCAGATGGTCGCGCAGGGAACGCCTGAGGAGATTATGAATGATCCGAACTCGCTAACTGGTCAGTATTTAAGTGGACGCAAGTTTATTCCGGTGCCGCTCGAACGCCGTCAGCCGAATGGCAAATGGATTAAAGTGACGGGTGCGAAAGAGAATAACTTGCGCAATGTTACGCTCAAAGTGCCGCTTGGCTTGTTTACGTGTGTAACGGGTGTATCCGGTTCGGGGAAATCGACACTCATTAATGAAATTTTACACAAGGCGCTTGCGCGAGATTTGCATAAATCGAAAGCGAAGCCAGGTTCATTCCGTAAAATCGAAGGCATTGAGCATCTTGATAAGGTCATTGACATTGATCAGTCACCAATCGGACGGACGCCACGTTCTAATCCGGCCACATACACTGGCGTATTTGACGACATTCGCGACTTGTTCGCGCAGACGAATGAAGCGAAGATGCGCGGTTATCAGAAAGGTCGGTTTAGCTTTAATGTGAAGGGTGGTCGCTGCGAAGCCTGTCGTGGTGACGGGATTATTAAAATTGAGATGCACTTCCTGCCTGATGTATACGTGCCATGTGAAGTATGTCACGGCAAGCGTTATAACCGTGAAACACTCGAAGTACGGTATAAAGGCAAGAACATTGCCAATGTACTTGAGATGACGGTAGAAGATGCGCTTGAGTTTTTCAAAAACATTCCGCGCATTCAGCGTAAAATGCAGACGTTGTTCGATGTAGGTCTTGGTTATGTGAAGCTTGGTCAGCCTGCTACGACGCTGTCGGGCGGGGAAGCGCAGCGCGTAAAGCTGGCATCTGAACTGTACCGCCGCAGCAATGGAAAAACGCTCTATATTCTTGACGAGCCAACAACTGGCTTGCATATTGATGATATTGATCGTCTACTTCGTGTGTTACAACGTCTTGTCGAGGCAGGAGATAGTGTGCTTGTCATTGAACATAATCTCGATGTGATTAAGACCGCCGATCATATTATCGATCTCGGTCCAGATGGCGGAAATCGAGGCGGTACGATTGTGGGAGAGGGAACACCGGAAGAGTTGATCCAGGTGGGAGAGTCTTACACCGCTCAGTTCCTCGCACCTGTGCTTATACGGGATCGAGAACGGTCAGAAGCTCGCTTGCAGATGCAATAA
- a CDS encoding amino acid ABC transporter permease, which yields MLNTIVEIYSTYSHEYTSGLLTTLEVSLLALVASLALGTLVALLCISPFRLLVFIGRAYVEFIRNTPLLIQIFFFYFGLPGLGIEINSFAAGTLGLTIYTAAFISEAIRAGIQSISKGQMEAARSSGLSYVQAMRYVILPQAFRIVIPPLGNQFINLVKNSAILGVIAGMDLMYHADIVATSTFHTFETYILVAAFYLLLTVPLSILVNLLERRMRVGHR from the coding sequence ATGCTAAACACGATTGTAGAAATTTACTCAACCTACTCCCATGAATATACAAGTGGACTGCTTACCACGCTGGAGGTCAGTCTACTCGCACTGGTAGCAAGCTTAGCACTCGGCACACTTGTAGCCTTGCTCTGCATTTCGCCATTTCGGCTACTTGTCTTTATTGGGCGTGCTTATGTTGAATTTATCCGTAATACCCCGCTACTTATTCAGATATTCTTCTTTTATTTCGGACTGCCGGGTTTAGGAATCGAGATCAACTCCTTTGCTGCCGGAACACTTGGCCTCACGATTTATACAGCAGCCTTTATCTCGGAAGCGATTCGAGCTGGGATTCAATCCATTTCCAAAGGACAGATGGAAGCGGCCCGCTCGTCGGGTCTATCATATGTGCAAGCAATGCGCTACGTCATTCTGCCGCAAGCATTCCGAATTGTGATTCCGCCACTCGGCAATCAATTTATTAACCTGGTAAAAAACTCAGCCATTCTCGGTGTCATCGCCGGGATGGACCTGATGTACCACGCCGATATTGTAGCAACCAGTACGTTCCATACATTCGAAACGTATATACTCGTAGCGGCCTTCTACCTATTACTTACCGTTCCACTATCGATTCTGGTCAACTTGCTAGAACGCCGCATGCGCGTCGGACATAGATAA
- a CDS encoding methyl-accepting chemotaxis protein yields MRWTIGKKIITGLLLSTFILASLLSWNAYTTTKSNLIESAQKKLTGDLVLGYEYINQKVPGEWRADNGKLYKGSVLMNNNNELVDQISTFTNGNTVTLFLGDTRVATNVKKEDGSRAVGTKIAPEVGNIVLKKGERYTGRAQVVGNWNQTAYEPIKDAQGAVIGIWYVGVPEAPYVDLAFTSALQNIGIAILLSVIVVTLGIFSLRRSIIRPLSTLTETAHHIANYELQAFEMKRKADDEITDLAHSFQKMITNLQATVQNLSESGRLASTSSHDLESAAHQTSTASTHIAATISDVSAQALEQAEQSTILLHNMERAIKEARTGIQHVEHTMDNASTSSQVACEGDKAIRESIEHLHKVTKMVSFATDSIHRLGQRSNEIGSIITVITDIASQTNLLALNAAIEAARAGEQGKGFAVVADEVRKLAEASNEAAQKIVHMITHIQEETSYTVRTMEENLLEIEEQEQMIEKAGTALEMIVTQTAETKASVEQVKEIFHILARDSEQGLVLLQQINRLIKLSAASAEQVAAAAQEQAATVEEVAASSSDLSKLAEQLNQEASKFKITSI; encoded by the coding sequence ATGCGCTGGACAATCGGGAAAAAAATCATTACGGGTCTGCTTCTCAGCACTTTTATCCTAGCCTCGCTTCTATCATGGAATGCGTATACGACAACAAAAAGCAATTTGATTGAAAGCGCACAAAAGAAACTAACAGGTGATCTTGTACTTGGCTATGAGTACATAAATCAGAAAGTCCCCGGGGAGTGGCGAGCCGACAACGGCAAGCTGTATAAAGGAAGTGTACTGATGAATAACAACAATGAGCTAGTGGACCAGATCAGTACCTTTACTAATGGAAACACAGTAACACTCTTTCTCGGTGATACACGTGTCGCCACAAATGTAAAAAAAGAAGATGGCAGCCGGGCAGTCGGTACCAAGATCGCCCCAGAGGTCGGGAACATTGTTCTGAAAAAAGGAGAGCGTTATACTGGACGGGCCCAAGTAGTCGGAAACTGGAACCAGACGGCTTACGAACCAATCAAAGACGCGCAAGGCGCAGTCATTGGCATATGGTATGTTGGTGTACCAGAGGCGCCATACGTCGATCTCGCTTTTACATCAGCGCTACAAAATATCGGGATTGCCATCCTGCTCTCAGTCATCGTTGTAACGTTAGGAATATTCTCCCTCCGCCGTTCGATTATTCGTCCACTGTCCACATTGACAGAGACCGCGCATCACATCGCGAACTACGAACTACAGGCATTCGAGATGAAGCGAAAAGCAGATGACGAGATTACCGATCTCGCACACAGCTTCCAAAAAATGATTACAAATCTGCAAGCTACCGTTCAAAATCTTTCTGAGAGTGGCCGTCTTGCTTCCACCTCCTCTCACGATCTAGAATCAGCTGCGCATCAAACAAGTACAGCCTCCACACACATCGCCGCTACAATCAGCGATGTGTCAGCACAAGCTCTTGAGCAAGCGGAACAATCTACCATCCTACTACACAATATGGAGCGAGCCATTAAAGAGGCCCGAACGGGTATCCAGCATGTAGAACATACGATGGATAACGCATCCACCTCCTCACAAGTCGCATGCGAAGGAGATAAAGCTATCCGCGAATCAATTGAACATCTGCATAAGGTAACAAAAATGGTTTCATTTGCAACCGATTCCATTCATCGTCTCGGCCAACGCTCCAATGAAATCGGAAGCATCATTACCGTTATCACAGACATTGCCAGTCAGACCAATCTCCTCGCTCTGAACGCGGCCATTGAAGCGGCCCGAGCAGGAGAACAGGGCAAGGGGTTTGCTGTTGTCGCAGACGAGGTACGCAAACTAGCAGAAGCATCCAACGAGGCCGCGCAGAAAATCGTTCATATGATTACCCATATTCAAGAAGAAACTTCTTATACCGTACGCACTATGGAAGAAAATCTGCTTGAAATCGAGGAGCAAGAACAAATGATTGAGAAAGCAGGAACAGCCCTTGAAATGATCGTTACACAAACGGCAGAAACAAAAGCAAGCGTGGAACAAGTAAAAGAGATTTTCCATATACTTGCCCGCGACTCCGAACAAGGTCTTGTCCTTTTACAGCAAATCAACCGACTGATCAAATTATCCGCCGCTTCCGCCGAACAAGTAGCAGCGGCAGCACAGGAACAAGCTGCGACTGTCGAAGAAGTAGCCGCTTCTTCAAGTGACTTATCTAAACTAGCTGAACAGTTAAATCAAGAAGCATCCAAATTCAAAATTACCTCCATCTAA
- a CDS encoding transporter substrate-binding domain-containing protein, producing MVKKKWKVSVITMALAITAALTGCGGGGDKPAAGTATSGGDTKTVKSAVAAAKERGKLIVGVKYDTNLFGKKDPADGQVKGFDIDVAKAVAKKVVGDENKIELKEVTSKTRIPLLNNGDIDAIVATMTITEERKKQVDFSDVYFEAGQSLLVANNSPITGIQDLKGKTVIAVKGSTSAKNIREKSPEAKVAEYENYAEAFTALKSKKGDALTTDNSILLGMQKEDPNYKLVGGLFTDEPYGIAVRKGDTEMLKAVNETIKEMKSSGEYDKLHEKWFNKKPEKK from the coding sequence ATGGTAAAGAAAAAATGGAAAGTATCCGTTATAACAATGGCGCTTGCTATTACTGCTGCTCTCACAGGTTGTGGTGGTGGTGGAGATAAACCAGCAGCCGGAACAGCTACAAGTGGCGGCGACACCAAAACAGTAAAAAGTGCCGTCGCCGCAGCAAAAGAACGCGGAAAACTCATTGTCGGTGTAAAATACGACACCAACCTGTTCGGTAAAAAAGACCCAGCAGACGGTCAGGTTAAAGGCTTTGACATTGATGTGGCAAAAGCTGTGGCAAAAAAGGTCGTTGGCGATGAAAACAAAATTGAGTTGAAAGAAGTAACCTCTAAAACACGTATCCCGCTTCTTAACAATGGTGACATCGATGCGATTGTTGCAACAATGACCATTACAGAGGAACGGAAGAAACAGGTTGATTTCTCTGATGTATACTTTGAAGCAGGCCAATCGCTGCTCGTTGCTAATAACTCCCCGATTACGGGTATTCAGGATTTGAAAGGCAAAACCGTCATCGCGGTAAAAGGCTCTACTTCCGCGAAAAACATCCGTGAGAAATCTCCCGAAGCAAAAGTAGCGGAATACGAGAACTATGCGGAAGCATTCACTGCGCTTAAGTCGAAAAAAGGTGATGCGCTTACAACTGATAACTCCATTCTGCTTGGCATGCAGAAAGAAGATCCGAATTATAAGCTCGTAGGCGGTCTGTTCACGGATGAACCGTATGGCATTGCGGTTCGCAAAGGCGACACAGAAATGCTGAAAGCTGTAAACGAAACAATCAAGGAAATGAAATCTTCCGGTGAATACGATAAACTCCATGAGAAATGGTTTAACAAAAAGCCAGAGAAAAAATAA
- the uvrB gene encoding excinuclease ABC subunit UvrB: protein MLERLTKKFELVSDYEPKGDQPTAIAALVNGVEAGKKHQTLLGATGTGKTFTMAQVINRVQKPTLVIAHNKTLAAQLASEFKEFFPHNAVEYFVSYYDYYQPEAYIPQSDTYIEKDASINEEIDKLRHSATSALFERNDVIIVASVSCIYGLGSPQEYGSLLLSLRRGMEKGRDDVLRKLIDIQYDRNDINFTRGTFRVRGDVVEIFPASTSEHAIRVEFFGDEIERITEIDVLTGAVLLEREHVAIFPASHFVTGPDKMSKAIISIEAELEQQLAHFKEQGKLLEAQRLEQRTRYDIEMMQEMGYCSGVENYSRHLAGLAPGATPYTLLDYFPDDFMIMADESHITIPQIRGMYNGDKARKDMLIQHGFRLPSAADNRPLQFKEFEKHINRIVYVSATPGPYELEKAPDVVEQVIRPTGLLDPTIDVRPSQGQIDDLVGEIHDRIACGERVLVTTLTKKMSEDLTDYLKEIGIKVRYLHSDIKTIERMQIIRDLRLGVFDVLIGINLLREGLDIPEVSLVAILDADKEGFLRNERSLIQTIGRAARNASGHVIMYADKITQSIEKALDETSRRRKRQIAYNEEHGITPQTIQKAVRDVIEATKVAEQEEEYLPQKMYSKLSKKERKEVVARMEDEMKEAARALNFERAAELRDLILELKAEG, encoded by the coding sequence ATGTTGGAAAGGCTTACGAAAAAATTCGAGCTCGTCTCTGATTACGAACCAAAAGGTGATCAGCCAACTGCGATTGCTGCACTAGTGAATGGAGTTGAAGCGGGCAAGAAGCATCAAACATTGCTAGGTGCAACTGGAACAGGGAAAACATTCACGATGGCACAGGTTATTAATCGTGTCCAGAAGCCAACACTGGTCATTGCCCATAATAAAACACTTGCTGCTCAGTTAGCCAGCGAGTTCAAGGAGTTCTTCCCGCATAATGCGGTAGAATACTTCGTCAGTTACTATGATTACTATCAGCCGGAAGCGTACATTCCGCAATCGGATACGTATATTGAGAAAGATGCTAGCATTAATGAAGAGATTGACAAGCTCCGTCACTCAGCAACGAGCGCATTGTTTGAGCGTAATGATGTCATTATTGTGGCGAGTGTGTCTTGCATTTATGGTCTCGGTTCACCGCAGGAATACGGTTCCCTTCTATTATCATTGCGTCGGGGAATGGAGAAAGGGCGGGACGACGTACTGCGCAAGCTGATTGACATTCAGTATGATCGGAACGACATTAACTTTACGCGCGGTACATTTCGCGTGCGTGGAGATGTGGTGGAGATCTTTCCTGCCTCTACAAGTGAACATGCGATACGTGTAGAGTTTTTCGGTGATGAAATTGAGCGGATCACCGAAATTGATGTGTTAACGGGTGCTGTGCTTCTGGAGCGGGAACACGTCGCGATTTTTCCGGCGTCTCACTTCGTAACTGGACCGGATAAGATGAGTAAGGCGATCATCAGCATCGAAGCGGAGTTGGAACAGCAGCTGGCGCATTTTAAAGAGCAGGGCAAGCTGCTAGAAGCGCAGCGCTTAGAGCAGCGAACACGCTATGACATCGAGATGATGCAGGAGATGGGCTACTGCTCGGGTGTAGAGAACTATTCACGTCATCTAGCGGGGCTTGCCCCAGGTGCGACACCGTATACGTTACTTGATTACTTTCCAGATGATTTTATGATTATGGCGGATGAGTCCCACATTACGATTCCGCAAATTCGCGGGATGTATAACGGGGATAAGGCTCGTAAGGATATGCTCATTCAGCATGGTTTCCGCCTGCCGTCCGCAGCCGATAACCGCCCGCTGCAATTCAAAGAATTTGAGAAACATATTAATCGGATTGTTTATGTATCGGCGACACCAGGTCCGTATGAGCTGGAGAAGGCACCGGATGTAGTCGAGCAGGTGATTCGTCCGACAGGCCTGCTTGATCCAACCATTGATGTGCGTCCATCACAAGGTCAGATTGATGATCTAGTAGGGGAGATTCATGACCGGATTGCCTGTGGTGAACGGGTGCTGGTGACGACACTTACGAAAAAAATGTCGGAGGATTTAACCGACTACCTCAAAGAGATTGGAATCAAAGTGCGCTATTTGCACTCGGATATTAAAACGATTGAACGTATGCAAATTATTCGTGATCTGCGGCTTGGTGTGTTTGACGTACTGATTGGCATTAACCTGCTGCGGGAAGGGTTAGATATACCGGAAGTATCGTTGGTAGCGATTCTTGATGCAGATAAAGAAGGCTTCCTGCGCAACGAACGTTCGCTGATCCAGACCATCGGGCGGGCGGCACGTAATGCGAGCGGTCATGTGATTATGTACGCTGATAAAATCACCCAATCCATTGAGAAGGCATTGGATGAGACGAGCCGTCGCCGGAAGCGGCAGATTGCGTATAACGAAGAACATGGCATCACACCGCAGACGATTCAAAAAGCGGTGCGTGATGTGATTGAAGCAACGAAAGTGGCTGAGCAAGAGGAAGAGTATTTGCCGCAGAAGATGTATAGCAAATTGAGTAAGAAAGAGCGTAAAGAAGTAGTGGCACGTATGGAAGACGAGATGAAGGAAGCAGCACGTGCCCTGAATTTTGAGCGGGCGGCTGAGCTGCGCGATCTGATTCTTGAATTGAAAGCGGAAGGATGA